tacaacattgcTTGACTTAGGTGCGGATGACAGAATTGAATGCACTTTTAAATCACTTTCGATGCCACTAGAGGTCAGCACTAGTCATTAAATAAATGTCCTCGGAAAATTTTATTGCCACTTGAAAGGGAgtggagattttcaaaacaatacaCTTATGTCTATGCTTGCTTTGCAGGTACATGTGAGCTcacactgctccagcatggtTGGAAGCAAACCCTTTATTCCCCAAATCTGATTCCGCAGTGCTGTCTGTGAGCCAACAATCCCACACggctgttttccagctgtatCTGTACTCAGATACTGTGGCAGTGAGTACAGTCAGAGAAAAGAGACAGTACTGAGCCCTGTCCCGGCACAGGCTTTCCACCAGCAGAAAGAGCCCCAAACGGCCAACAATCAGCTTCCACTACCTTAGGGATGGCATTAAGTGTGGCAGTGGTGAACTAGACTCAAAGACAGGCATTGGAAACTGGGGCTAACTCGATATGCTTTTCTATCTTGTGCTTCAGAAATATGCTTCCTTTCTCTTGCAGCTcctaaatttgtttttcatcatcACTGTCTGGGCTTCTGCAAACACAGACACTGTTtactatattttaatatagcTACTATTGATAGACAATCAAGTACTGAATTTCCTTTGCTATAAAGATCATTTTGATGgcataaatatgtttttaaacaacCTTTACAATATCTTTATCTTTGTTGAAACCTGCTAAATGATGCAAATCAGCTGGCAAACATAATGCAACAAATGTCTGTGATTTATTACCAGGCTaaaatctgtgctttcagcATGTATCGCTTTCTCCCTTAATTTGATAGCCGATGAGGTATCAAGGCACAATGTTCATGCCTAGTGTAACCAGCATATCTCTTTCACAAAAACTTCCATTTTCACTTACTTTGTGTCACTGTCCTTCCACTGAATGTTCTGTGTGTATTAGAACTGGAAATAAGAAGGTCTAGGCTGAACATACTGTTCAGAATAATGATGTCTCTGCTAGAGTATTTGGTAATGTTTTATGTGTCCATATCCATATGCTAAGTGCACATGTTActgatgtttattttccctgttttttttttttttttttttttttatgttgaagAAAATTGGCTCTGAAATACCATCCTGACAAGAATCCTGACAATCCAGAGGCTGCAGAAAAATTTAAAGAGATAAACAATGCTCATGCAACGCTGACTGATCTGTCCAAGCGAAACATATATGACAAGTATGGATCCTTAGGGCTCTATGTGGCAGAGCAGTTTGGTGAGGAAAACGTTAACACATACTTCATGCTCTCAAGCTGGTGGGCAAAGGTAAGGTGTCATTTGCTGTTGAAAAGCAGGCATTATAGTGCAcaaagatatttatatacacaagGAAACCCTTGGAAAACATGGTGTTCCTACAGGCTTAACAAAGAGTAGGATCAGGATGTAAAACACTACTAAAATCTTAATTAAACAATAATGTATCTGGGAAAATCGACAGTGGCAGATGTGGCATCAGCTCAGAAGAGGGCTAATttagaatgttttctttttctttctaacttgGTAAATAAAGCACATGTTTTGTAACACTTCCAGACATTAATTAGATTTGAATCTGGTGCTCCAGGTTAATTTTGactttcttttcagtagtgACTAAATAAAAGTGACTCATTGTTCAAAAATGAGAAGTCCCACTTATGTGACAACCAGTTAATAAGTTATTACAGTACAAATTTAGCTGTGTTCTTTGCTATATATAGCACACAGCATAAGTAAGCAATAATAATACATAACACTGTGGGATTATGGTGTCATATATGTGCCCTGTCAGTTCTTGGTGAGGGGGTGAGAGAAGGGAAGTGGAAGGAAAGGTGAGAACTGGGGAGTGGAGGAAGAGatcaggaaaggaagagaatgaTGCATCAAAAACTGGCATATTGCTCAAGGAAAAACACATCACGGAGTGCTCTTGTGATAAAAGAGTTGTGTTCATGTGCTTGCTTATGTCACTGTTATCCTCTGATGTTTCTATATGTCAAATTCTGGTGTTTCAGCAGATATTgaaatgctacagaaatgtAACAAACCAACAGAACTGCAAATATGTAAAACCAATGCTCTCCCCACCTGTTTCCAACAATAAAATGACAGGAAAGAAAGGTCTCTGCTGGAACAAGTGGGAAATGGTCTGTGCTGCATGAAGCAAACACGCTGTGACAGCTTTGATCTCGGAACGATGGAACGCGCATTCTTGTGTTCGTGACGGAGCAGGCCAGTGCTTCACTGCCCTCACAGCCCCCTCACTGCAGATTTGTGGGTTTAGGAAGCCACAATTTGTAGGCTGAATCAGTATGAGATGGAAGCTGTTCAAATGCCAAACTGCAAATGAAACTAATGAACAAAAAACACCAGTGCTGAAATGACACCTTCACAGTTGGGATGGCATCCTCAGAAGTAGCCTGGAGGCTGCCTGCCTGCGGCTGGGCTCCTGGCCGcagctgctttctgttcctgctgGGTCCGTCCCTGTTCTTTTTGCTGTcctttcagcctcctctttgGCCTCTTTGTCACGGCTCAGGTGCCTGGAAGCATTCCCTTAGAGCTGAGAGAGCAACTGTACTGGCTCCTCTAACAGTCTTGATAATTAaagttttcttcacatttaGCTTTTActtcctcttctgcttgctgATTGTTAATGGAGACTTTATGAGGTATAAAATCCTTTGTGGTCAGAAAATCAggaatggaaataaatgctgTGGCTTTGACTCataaggagagcagcagagagtACAGAGAGAAGCTACTAAGTCCCTAATACATAAAGGAAGAACGTGTGGATTGTTTCAAGGAAGCTGTATCCTGGAGGTGAGAAGAGAGATGCTGAAAGTCCCAGCAAAATTAATCACTTCTTCCTGAGTTTTAAGAATTCTGTGCAGAATATTCaggaaaaatccaaaatatgCAAATGGTCAGCACCTGAGGATTGTCACAGGTGGTCTCTCTCTATTTCTCCCCCAGTTCCAAACCTTGCCACCTCCAAAGCACAAACAGGTCatcaaatgttattttcaagcTGAGGTCACTAAtcctcatctctttttttctcatatgcAAATGCTGGGTCAGCTTCAGAATTTTGTATTCTCTTACATAATAGTACTTAAGTCTGACTGCAGATGATCTTACGACCCCTAATTTTCTGCACTCTGGTCTGAAGAAGGTAGGGACCACAGCTTTTGCTTATTATCTTCTTCTTCAGCTACAAAAATTCCTGGTAAATCCTCTTCCCTAACACACTCATACTGAGAAAATCTGACAGCCATGAGGAGGTGTATCATTAGAAGTAAAGAAAGTcaaatgaaaggagaaatgcaaagtgaaaattactttttttggAACTGCCAGACTTCTTAGCAGGCATATTAAACTTGGAACCTATTAACATGGGTAGTGGGTACTTGAACTGCTTATCCACTGGCAGACATTGGAGTTGTTCATTCAACTATTATTGCAAAAAGCAATTCTTCCTCTCCCATGAAGACAGTTTAATGATCACATCAGTGTTCTTCTGATTCCTGACTTACCATCTACactattttaaatacaagaatCATGAATCATTAATTTATCATGAATAGATTCATGTATGTATTTCACTTGATAAACTTTTatacttcttttccttctatccattgtgctgattttttctccattatgGCATAAACGATAAACAGACGGGTAACTTATTTTAGAGGTTCTGAGATTTCTAACAGTTTCAGATGTCAGttggaaggaaaacattttaaaaagaaatgtctgaGTCCTCcttgtcttttaaaaagcatcCTGTTCACTCTTGATATATCTGTGGGTAGAATAGATTATCATTGGCCTCAAGCCTGCAAACACATAAACGGTAAATATTACACATGTAAATATCATGTTACCTTCAAAGCCCGTGCTAACATTGCCTGAGACATGCATACATTACTGAGTGTTATTTACATAGCTTCATTGTCAAATTTGACAATATCCTGGCATTtatgcttcctttcttcttcaccAGCATGTTTACTTATGAACTTAAGAAGTAACTGCAAGAGCGCATAAGTGAAACTGCATTTAGCAGCGGGCAGCCTGGATACCTGTAATACtagagcctggctctgctgaaGCCTCTGCACTTGGTGTGACAGGGACGGGAGTAGGCAGGGGCGATGCTGGTGGGAGCTTCTTGATGCCTAAGTCCCCAGACATAGAAACCACAGCCCAAGGGGTCTAACCTAGGAGTTGTCAcctctctgcttctgcacaggctaaagaagagaaggagacaCTTCCAAAGGGCAATGCAAACTCTCCTGGGGCTGATTCACCCTCTGGAAGGTCTTTTAGCTTCCCATCACCTACGCGGGGAGCCTGCAGAGACTGCAGGCCTAATTTAGCTGCCTTAGTTCAGTGCCTGAAGTTATGTGGATGCATCCGagtctttgcttctttttctcttggctTTGTTATTGACAAGAACCTGCCAGTAAAtaagtgttttcaaaaaaagtTATTGGGCAAATGAGTCATTTTAAAGATGGAAATGAGTCATTTTAAGGTGGGTGGGGTTTTGCATACTGCCTGGAGGTTTTTTCTGAGGGCCGTCAGCTGAAGACAGGCTTTCAGGAGCTGGGCATGCGGGGGCCTGTTGGTTGGTGGCTTCTTTGTGGCTGTGGTCCCGAGTGTCAAGCAGAAGCTGGTGGGTGAGGAGGATCCTGGAAGGTCTGGTCCTTATTTAACTCATCTGGTGGTCGGACTCCCCTGAGACCCATGCATGTGGGAGCCCGAGTCCCTTTGAAGAGCCTCTTTGAAGAGGCTGCCGCGAGTTTCAGGAAGGTCACTGCTCACGGGGTTTTCCTCTCGCTGTCTTTAACCCAGGGCTTGTTTGCAGTCTGCGGCCTCCTGACGGGCTGctacctctgctgctgcctctgctgctgtttcaacTGCTGCTGTGGGAAGTGTAAACCCAAAGCACCTGAAGGGGAAGAGTATGAGTTCTGTGTGTCTCCGGAAGATTTGGAAGAGCAAATTAAGAACGACATGGAAAAAGGTGTGTATTATAGGGACTCACTGGGTAGCAAAGCTGTTCAAAACAGCCCATAGAGCCTGTAGGCCAGATGTTCTGCTCGCGATGCTGAGGCTGATTCCAGACATCCGTGGGGATGTGCCAGTTCTCTCCAGCTAACACCGTGACCTAATGAACTTCCCAAGTAGCATGTTAATGAAAGACTGAACTTATGGAAGCAATAACTACATATCTCCTCTATCTCTTATTAGACACAAACAGTCTCAGGGTTCATCTGAAGAGAAGATGCTCGCCTTCTAGCCCCCATACTCCTGTTGCTTCATATCCTAGATCCTGCACATACACAGCAGGCTCCAGCTGGACTGGTGCTTGCCACATCTTACGTGCCTGAAAAATGATATTCAGTTTTTACTCAGGTAAAATTCATCAATTTTTGTAATGGGCTGGCCATGCCCATTAAAGAAAGGCTTTAAGAAAAGATGCAGAGCTTCCGGCTATAGGGTTGTGCAGTAACCTAAGACATTTAGAATGGGAGCTGCCATGGTCCTGCCCCTCTCCCATCCACCCTCAAGCTGCTCACTTCTTCTCTACTGCTCTTTACATAGCAATTTTGCTGCCTCACCAGGAGACAAACCTTGGATAGGACTCAGATGAAAAGTTATCTCCCTAAAAGAGCGAGCAGTTCCCTGCCAGTTTAACTCCCTGGTGTGCCTCACAGCAGGACAGGGCAAGTGCTAATCCATCTCAAGGAAGGGCTCACAGGCTGAGGACAGCAGGACCCTGTCACAGCAGGTCACCCCCTTGGCTTGGCTTATTATACTTAAACTAGCAGTGCCAGACTGTAAATGTCACATTCCTGTAGCAGGGAgagcttttttccctcttttcacACAAATATACCCTTTCATAAATATGTAACAAAACACCTGTAGTAGTTGAAACAAATGCTATTCATATAACTGATGTGCCAGTGagtgtttttaaattgtttttgccTAGAAGCATATCAAGGTAAATACAGTCAGCTTAGAAACTGATCATACTTGGTCAGTAACTGCAAAGGTAACAAAAAATGTTAGTGAAAGCTTTATAACCACAGTgtgttatttgaaataaatgtaatatacCATAAGACATTAAACACCTGCAAAGTGCAAATATAAAACGGGTTTTGATGCTTATGGGTCTATGACACCTAAGTCTGAAATACCAAGGTGTAACTTAGAAGGATAAAAAATCTCTAATTTAgcatttctctgtctctttttgtaCTTTGCCAGGCATTTTGCTGTCTCTCAAAATCCAGGACAAATGtctgcagaagcaggaaaaaaactgtgCTCCCTCCTTCCAGCACTAGTGGTGCTTCTTGACATGAGTTCAGTAACTTTAGGCCATCTTTCCATCCCTTTTCTCCCACCAAGTCTCACCTAGATatcctataaataaataaacaaataaatatattgcatGTTCAGCAAAGTACCGCTATGTGTTAGGTACTCTGAAGACAATATTAAGCGATTAGGTAGGACCTGATGAAAACTACCTATTTCTGCCTTTCCTAGCCTTTTCTTCCATCTTGCTACATTTTCTTGCCAATCAAAACCAGCTTGCTTAAGCAGAGTAGAACTCTCTACATcttaaaagcagatgaaaagaaaaaaaaaaaaaaaaaaagcagaaataaaaggaaaaaatttaTGACAGAGGATGGCGGGAGCATCTTTTCtgcaactgaaaggaaaataggcACTGCATTTAGAGAAGTGGATGGTAACTAGCTCAAACTGCAGTTaccttccctcttctcctcaCCAGATTTTAGGGATACTGGTCAAAAAGAACCAGCTGACTTAGAATAGAAAAGGTTGGGCTTTTCCAccagacattttcaaatgttggTTCAGATAAATGAATACTCCTGCCTTCCTTTGTGTAAATAATAGAAATGTTCTTGTAGGTAATTCAGAAACAAACCATAATCAGTCCTGCAGCAGATTacattttggaagagaaaatcaTATCAGGATCCAAATTCTTTGCATGCCCTCTGCCCACAGACTGAGCATTCTAGCTGgtaattaatttctttgcttcctgctgTCCCAAGTTTATGTATTGCTGCTAGCCAGAACTTTTTTTACTGAGGTCGAAATGTAGATTCCCAAACTAAGGCCATACTTTTGtttatccaaatattttataatcagCCCTTGCTTTTCTGAGGAATGCAACAGCGATAAAACATCACAATTCCTTATGCTAAAAATCTCTGAGAGCAAGTCTCCACCAGTTCTTGCTGTGCTCACTGGGAGCTACTTGGAGACAGTCATACTGTGCAGAAAAGGCAGTATGCATGTTGTGGGAACAGGGACTTAGACTTTCCTTTTTCGAAGGGGCACAACAGTAGTAATTTTTGAAATCCCTCACATTTCTCCTTAATAAAACTCAAGGTTTTTTATAGTTTATTCAATTCCCCAATTTAACTTAccataaaacaaatttattagTAAATAAAGATAAGTGAGGCCAAAAATTCTGTGATCCATTCCCTAAAATGGAAAATCA
This region of Oxyura jamaicensis isolate SHBP4307 breed ruddy duck chromosome 2 unlocalized genomic scaffold, BPBGC_Ojam_1.0 oxy2_random_OJ106602, whole genome shotgun sequence genomic DNA includes:
- the LOC118157068 gene encoding dnaJ homolog subfamily C member 5-like produces the protein MAEQRQRALSTSGEALYGILALEKGATHDEIKKSYRKLALKYHPDKNPDNPEAAEKFKEINNAHATLTDLSKRNIYDKYGSLGLYVAEQFGEENVNTYFMLSSWWAKGLFAVCGLLTGCYLCCCLCCCFNCCCGKCKPKAPEGEEYEFCVSPEDLEEQIKNDMEKDGETPIVLQPANATEKTQLIGDSHRRYRTDS